Proteins encoded together in one Impatiens glandulifera chromosome 1, dImpGla2.1, whole genome shotgun sequence window:
- the LOC124938454 gene encoding late embryogenesis abundant protein Lea14-A-like: MDLLDKAKTFVAEKVAEIETPTADVTDVDMKDFSREGITYNAKVSVNNPYSHSIPICQISYTLKCAERDIVSGTIPDPGSLVGNEKTMVEVPVKVPHNVLLNLMKDIGADWDIDYQLDIGLTMNIPVVGNYTIPLSTKGEIKLPSFWDLWKTSGSGET, translated from the exons ATGGATCTACTCGACAAAGCGAAGACCTTCGTTGCTGAGAAAGTAGCTGAAATAGAGACACCCACGGCAGACGTTACCGATGTCGACATGAAAGATTTCAGCCGTGAAGGAATCACTTATAATGCCAAAGTCTCCGTTAATAATCCATACAGTCATTCCATCCCCATCTGTCAGATTTCTTACACCTTAAAATGTGCAGAAAG gGATATTGTGTCGGGAACAATACCGGATCCAGGGTCGCTGGTCGGAAACGAGAAGACAATGGTTGAGGTGCCGGTGAAGGTACCACACAATGTATTGTTAAACTTAATGAAGGATATTGGTGCCGATTGGGATATAGATTATCAACTTGACATCGGGCTTACTATGAATATTCCTGTCGTTGGAAATTACACCATTCCTCTATCTACAAAGGGAGAGATTAAACTTCCTTCTTTTTGGGATTTGTGGAAGACTTCTGGATCAGGAGAAACTTGA
- the LOC124919427 gene encoding pentatricopeptide repeat-containing protein At3g61520, mitochondrial-like, which translates to MNTTIAASIRRRNRFSQIPSFLRCISSESTDLPPPPSSPFRRIDSSFTQKVLSLLQTNDINNNDELHHLLFPPTDSDTPLDPYPMVQIARSLRDSSKAFQFFEYLRTKSPSPPNLLLLSSIYQSIFELASRERPNSQERLSELFDILLNYRIPLTINSATLLIRTFGEAGMASKSLLVYNELDSGIKNTHVRNALLKVLLNSDKLDYALQVLDEMLEPNTQFPPNECTMDIVVTSFLRRDLIGTSPYGDEIMKIIQKLIEHGLFPPMLTSLMNKLCRNSKSKQALDILAKTMVIDGNVKATSCNILLNSLSKQHRFQEMNLLMADMKEKGVQPDAITFGILINHLCKFHRMNEAMDVFERMQTEGNTVKPDAIIFNTLINGLCKVGKQEDGLDLLTKMKSERIQPTAATYNCLIDGFCKVGEMDKAFELFETMKIDGVEPNVITLNTLVDGLCKHGRVHSALEFLGKNSTTLKPNAVTYSILIKAFCNVNNIEKALTIYNDMLKAECSPDRVLYFTLISGLTLAGRLNDASSIASKMKQSGFPLDITAYNTLIGGFCRKNQREKAYEMLEDMEKTGVKPDVITYNTLMSFLSKIGDLEKAGAIMKKMKSEGLEPTVVTYGTLIHAYCLEGNLNEAMKIFKHISSSVSKVPPNTVVYNILIDSLCKNDEVEKAISLMDDMKIKQVRPNTATFNAILKGVYGINCLEKGFEIMDMMIETSCCPDYVTMEILTNWLPNVGQSDKLKRFVRGFDAFSSTDNQV; encoded by the coding sequence atgaataccACCATTGCAGCTTCAATACGACGACGGAATCGattctctcaaattccctcttTTCTACGCTGCATCTCATCTGAATCAACTGACCTACCACCGCCACCGTCTTCTCCATTCCGACGAATCGATTCTTCCTTCACACAGAAAGTCCTAAGTCTTCTACAGACCAATGATATCAACAACAACGATGAACTCCATCATCTTCTCTTTCCACCTACAGATTCTGATACTCCTCTCGATCCATATCCAATGGTCCAAATCGCTCGTAGTCTCCGCGACAGCAGCAAAGCCTTTCAGTTCTTCGAGTATCTCCGAACAAAATCGCCTTCGCCGCCCAATCTCCTTCTTCTCTCTTCGATTTACCAGTCAATTTTTGAACTTGCAAGTCGAGAACGACCTAATTCGCAAGAGAGACTCTCAGAGCTCTTTGATATTTTGCTGAACTATAGAATTCCTCTAACAATCAACTCGGCAACTCTTCTAATCCGAACCTTCGGTGAAGCTGGAATGGCGTCGAAATCGCTTCTTGTTTACAATGAACTTGATTCGGGAATTAAGAACACTCACGTACGGAATGCATTGTTGAAGGTACTATTGAATAGTGATAAACTCGATTATGCATTGCAGGTGCTCGATGAAATGCTTGAGCCGAACACACAATTTCCCCCGAATGAATGCACTATGGATATTGTCGTCACTTCATTCCTCCGCCGTGATTTGATTGGAACGAGTCCATACGGCGATGAAATCATGAAAATCATTCAGAAACTGATTGAACACGGTTTGTTTCCTCCGATGCTTACCTCATTGATGAACAAACTATGTCGAAATTCAAAGAGTAAGCAAGCTTTAGATATTTTAGCTAAAACAATGGTAATTGATGGCAATGTGAAAGCCACTTCATGCAATATCCTTCTTAATAGTTTGAGTAAACAACACAGATTTCAGGAAATGAATCTCCTAATGGCTGATATGAAAGAAAAAGGCGTTCAGCCTGACGCTATAACGTTCGGTATTTTGATCAATCACTTGTGTAAATTCCATAGAATGAATGAAGCTATGGATGTCTTCGAGAGAATGCAAACCGAAGGAAATACAGTTAAACCGGATGCAATCATTTTCAATACGTTGATAAACGGATTATGCAAAGTCGGAAAGCAAGAAGATGGATTAGATTTATTAACTAAGATGAAATCCGAGCGAATTCAGCCAACTGCTGCTACATATAACTGCTTGATCGACGGTTTCTGCAAAGTTGGTGAAATGGATAAGGCGTTTGAACTCTTCGAGACGATGAAGATCGATGGAGTAGAACCGAACGTAATAACTCTCAACACATTGGTCGATGGCCTTTGTAAACACGGAAGAGTCCATTCCGCATTAGAATTCTTGGGTAAGAATTCCACAACTCTTAAACCAAACGCAGTAACATATTCCATCTTGATCAAAGCCTTCTGCAACGTGAACAACATCGAGAAAGCGTTAACAATATACAACGACATGTTGAAGGCTGAATGTTCCCCGGACCGCGTTCTATACTTCACGTTGATCTCCGGTTTAACCCTAGCCGGAAGATTAAACGACGCCAGCTCAATCGCGTCCAAAATGAAACAATCTGGTTTCCCCCTAGATATAACCGCGTACAACACTCTAATAGGAGGTTTCTGCCGGAAAAACCAACGCGAAAAAGCTTATGAGATGCTTGAAGACATGGAGAAAACCGGGGTTAAACCCGACGTGATAACATACAACACTTTGATGTCATTCTTAAGTAAAATCGGAGATTTGGAGAAGGCAGGTGcaataatgaagaaaatgaaatcgGAAGGATTGGAACCTACAGTAGTTACTTACGGTACGTTGATACACGCTTATTGCTTGGAGGGGAATCTCAACGAGGCGATGAagattttcaaacatatttctAGTTCTGTTTCTAAGGTTCCGCCGAATACGGTTGTGTACAATATCTTGATTGACTCTCTTTGCAAGAATGATGAGGTTGAAAAGGCGATTTCTTTGATGGATGATATGAAGATTAAACAGGTGAGACCTAACACTGCTACATTCAATGCCATTTTGAAAGGTGTTTATGGGATTAATTGTTTGGAGAAAGGATTTGAAATTATGGATATGATGATTGAGACATCTTGTTGTCCTGATTATGTAACAATGGAGATTCTTACTAATTGGCTTCCAAATGTTGGCCAATCCGATAAATTGAAGAGATTTGTTCGGGGTTTTGATGCTTTTTCTTCAACAGATAACCaggtataa